The Nodosilinea sp. PGN35 genomic interval TGGTTTAGCTGGTCGCCCGGGGCCGACCCCTTTGGGCCGGATGGATTTGTGGCCCTGGTGGCTCCGGCGCGCACCTTTGGTCTGGCCCACCAGGTAGAGCAGCTGCGCGCCAGCGGCCTCATTCAGGGGGGTAGTCTCGACAACGCTCTGGTGTGCGGCGACGAGGGCTGGCTAAACCCGCCGCTGCGGTTTGAGAACGAGCCTGCCCGTCACAAAATGCTCGACCTGATTGGCGATCTCAGTCTGCTGGGCCGCCTGCCCGAGGCCCACATTGTGGCCTATAAGGCCAGTCACCGTCTGCACGGCGAGCTGGCGGCGGCCCTGGTACCGGCCTTGATCTATGGCGAGGATACCCTCTAGTGGCAAAATCAATCTAGGCAATTTGCCTGCTGCACTTTAACGTACTGACCCACCCATTGTGATTGACGCAACTGCATCGAGCCCTGTGACCACAGCCCCCGACCGTGTTGAAGCTACTTCAGTTGGCAAGGAGCCAGCGGCTTCTACCACTGTCTACAGCGCTGAGCAGATCTACGCCCTGCTGCCGCACCGCTATCCCTTCGCCTTAGTCGATCGCATCATCGACTATGTGCCCGGCCAGCATGCTACTGGTATTAAAAATGTGACCTTTAACGAGCCCCACTTTCAGGGGCATTTTCCGGGGCACCCGATTATGCCAGGGGTGCTCATTGTGGAGGCCATGGCCCAGGTTGGGGGCATTGTGCTGATGCAGGTGCCGGGGGTAGAGGGGCTCTGCGTGTTTGCCGGTATCGACAAGGTGCGGTTTCGCCGCCCGGTGGTGCCTGGCGACCAGCTGGTGATGACGGTGGAGCTGCTCACCATAAAGCGGCTGCGGTTTGGCAAAATGCACGGGCGAGCCGAGGTCAATGGGCAGCTGGTCTGCGAGGGTGACCTGATGTTCTCGGTGGTGGAGTCGGCAACAACTCCCCAGGGGAAATAGGTAAAGAATGTGTCTATGTTGCAATCTCTGGGTTCTGGAGGCGGGCCGTTGACTACCCTGATTCATCCCACAGCCGTGGTTCACGCGGGTGCCCAGCTGCACCCTACTGTCAAGGTCGGGCCTTACGCGGTGATTGGAGAGCAGGTCACCATTGGCCCTGGGACTGAGATTGGTGCCCATGTCGTGATCGACGGCGAGACGACGATTGGGGCTCAAAACCGCATTTTCCCTGGGGCAGCTATTGGTCTGGAGTCTCAAGACCTAAAGTACGACGGCTCGATGAGCCGGGTGCTGATTGGCGACCACAATTTAATTCGCGAGTATGTCACCATCAATCGGGCCACCGATGCCGGGGCGATAACCCGGGTGGGCAACCACAACCTGCTGATGGCCTATTCCCACGTGGCCCACAACTGCGTGGTTGAAGACAACGTGATCATCGCCAACTCGGTGGCCCTGGCAGGGCATGTGTATGTGGAGGCAGGGGCGCGGATTAGCGGTCTGGTGGGGGTGCACCAGTTTGTGCACATTGGTCGTCTGGCGATGATTGGCGGTCTCAGCCGCATCGATCGCGATGTGCCGCCGTTTACCCTGATCAACGGCAACCCGGCCCAGGTGCGGGGGCTCAACCAGGTGGGGCTACAGCGGGCGGGTCTGACCACCGATCCCCAGGCCTACCGAGAACTCAAGCAGGCCTACCGGCTGGTGTACCGCTCGGGCGAGTCGTTGAGCGACGCGATCGCCAAGCTCAACCAGGATGAGTCTAACGATCTGGTGCGCCACTTTAGCGAATTTTTGCGGGCGGCCCAGCAGAGCGATCGCCGTGGGTTGACCCCCGGACGCCGCCGGAGCAGGCCCAGCGATGACGACTAGTTGGGGAGCGGCGTAGGGGATGGCCGAGCACAGTCGGCGAATTTTTATCAGTACGGGCGAGGTGTCGGGCGACTTGCAGGGGGCGCTGCTAATTGAGGCGCTCGTGCAGCGATCGCGCGATCGCCACCTCACCCTGGAGATTACCGCCCTCGGTGGCCCCCGCATGGCCAGGGCGGGGGCAAAGCTGGTGGGGGAAACTACGGGCATTGGCTCGGTGGGCATTTTTGAGGCGCTGCCCTACCTGATGCCCACCCTGCGCTTGCAGCGGCTGGCCAAGGCGGCCCTCGACGCCCAGCCGCCGGATCTCGCCGTGCTGATCGACTACATGAACCCCAACCTGGTGATGGGCGACTACCTCAAAACCCACCATCCCCAGGTGCCGGTGGTTTACTACATTGCCCCCCAGCAGTGGGTGTGGGCCTTTTCTGAAAAAGACACCCGCAGGCTGGTGCAGTGCAGCGATCGCATGCTGGCCATCTTTAAAGCCGAGGCCGACTACTACCGGGGCTTTGGGGCCAATACCACCTGGGTGGGCCATCCCCTGGTCGATCGCTACCCTGGCCCCGCCGACCAGGCCGCCGCTCGCCAGCAGCTGGGCCTGCCCCTCGATACCCCCGTGGTGACGCTGCTGCCCGCCTCCCGGCAGCAGGAGGTGAAGTACCTGATGCCCGTGCTGCTCCAGGCGGCGCAGATTATCCAGGCCCGGTGCCCCGAGGCCACCTTTTTGCTGCCGGTGTCGATTCCGGCGCTGCGGGCCAGTTTTGAGCAGGGGCTGGCCGCCCACGGGCTGAACGGGCGGGTGGTGGCTGAGGGCAGCCAGGGGGCGATCGCCGCCGCCGATGTCGCCATTACCAAGTCGGGCACCGCCAACCTCGAAATCGCTCTGATGGACGTACCCCAGGTGGTGGCCTACCGCATTCACCCCCTCAGCGCCCGCATTGCTCGCTACCTGCTGAAGTTTGATGTGCCCTACGTATCGCCGGTCAACCTGGTGGTCAACCAGCCCGTGGTGCCCGAGTTTTTGCAGTGGGAGGCGACTCCGGCGGCGATCGCCGCCGCCGCCCTGGAGCTGCTGCACAGCGAGACCGCCCGCCAGACGATGCGATCGGGCTATGCCAGGGTGCGCGAAGAGCTTGGCCCCCCCGGTGTTTGCCAGCGCACCGCCGATCTGATCTTAGATGCCCTAGATGAGACGCCCTAGATGAAAGGTCGTGGTAAAAGCTCGTGGCAGGGCAACCCTCGACAGAATTCTCCTGAAACTGTTGAAGCGTTCCCAAAGTCACTACAATTGTTATGCTTTGCCCGAGAGGGGTCGCGCTGTCGCGTCTGACGGCCCGGCTCGGTGGTGACAGGAGGATCTTGAGTGAATATACCTGAGCTATTTGCCCGCGGCGGCATTGCCATGTGGCCGCTGCTCCTACTTTCAGTTTTAGCCGTGGGCACAATTTTAGAGCGCATCTGGTTTTGGTCGCGCATTTTGACCCGCGAGCGCGAGGTGTCTGGGCGCGTGCTAGAAGCCGCTCGCCGCGACTGGGCCGCCGCTGCCGACATTGCCTACCGCTCTGCCGTGCTGCCCATGGGGCGGTTCCTGTCGGCCCCGCTCAAGCTGCAATCCCCCGACCCGGAGGTGTTTCGTCTGGCTCTAGAGACCTCGGCCAACGAAGAACTCTTAGCCATGAGTCGGGGCGAAAAAATTCTCGAGGCCGTGATTGCCCTGTCGCCGCTGCTGGGGCTGTTGGGTACCGTGCTGGGCTTAATCAATTCCCTGGGGTCGATTCAGATCAGCGACCTGGGCAGTGGGGATGCCACGGCGGGCACCTCTTTGGGTATCAGTGAGGCGCTGATTAGCACCGCCGCTGGCCTGGTGATTGCCATTACCGCCCTGGCCTTTTACCGGCTGTTTCAGGGGTTTGTGTTTGGTCAGGCCAAAATGTTTCGCCAGGCGGGCAGCGAGCTAGAGTTGCTCTACCGCCAGAGCTGGGCTCAGCTCCACGGGGTGTCGCCAGTGCCGGTGCCGGTGCCGGTACCCGCTGACAATCCGCTGGAGCCAACTGCCGCTGTTACCGATGTCACGCCCTCTGCGGAGACCCCCTCCCTATGAAAGTAGACCTGCTCGACAATCCCTCCCAGGATGTACATCTAGAGATTGTTCCGCTGATCGACGTTATTTTTTGCATTCTGACGTTCTTTATTTTGGCGGCGGTGGGGCTCACCCGGCAGCAGGCCATCGATCTAGATCTGCCCACGGCCCAGACAGGACAACCTCTGCCGGGGCAGATGGGCCAGGGGGGCGATCGCCTCTACGTCAGCATTGACGGCTTTGGGCAGGTGTATCTTGACCAGCAGCCCGTGCCGATTGAGCTGCTGCGGGACGTGCTGGGGCAGTTTAACCAGGTCAACCCCGGCGGGCTGATTGTGCTCTACGCCGCCCGCGATGCCCGCTATGAAGATGTGGTGACGGTGCTTGATGAGCTGCGGGCGGTGGGGGGCGATCGCGTTGCCCTGGCCACCCTGCCCCGCGACACTACCCTGGGACCAGAGGGCGCAGTGCCTGGCGAAGCCCCCGGCCTGTTTCCCGAAGGGTTTCCCCAGGACGGTGCCCCTGGGGAAACCCTGCCTCCTGGGTTTGAGCAGCCCGGTGCCGACCCCTTTGCCCCCACGTCGCCGCTGTTTCCCAATGAACCGGCTTCGCCTTTGCAGCCCGCCCCTACGCCCAGCCCAGCCCAGCCCTGAGGCCCTGCCCATTGACTAGGGCACCAACCTCTACCCTTAGATAGAGGTTAGTGCCCTAGCGTTCCGGTTTGATGGGGTGGCCTGGGTTAGCCGTTACCGAACCTCGGCGTTCGGCATTTGCATCGACTGCATCTTAAAGTTGGCCAGCCTGGGGGTGTTTACTTTCCGGGCAGTGTTTTGCGTAAAAATAACTTTTTTCAGGGGCTAGGCCGTCGCCTGGGCCTGGCTATTTTGGCCTCGCTGGTCGCGGTGGGGGCGCTGCTGCTGGGCCATGCCTGGTCACAGCAGCCGGTTACTGTTTCCTTCCTAGTGCGGGCGGTTGAGGCCGATCAGATGCAGGGCTTGGCCCAGCAGTTTATGGCCGAAAACCCAGACATTCGCATTGAAATGGTGCGCGGCCCCAACGCCGCCGACGCGGTCGAAAACCTCTACACCACCTCATTTTTGCTGGGCGACTCCCCCTACGACATCCTGTTCTCCGATGTCGTCTGGATTCCTAAATTTGCCGCTGCCGGATGGTTAATCGATCTCTCAGACCGGGTCAGCGACGCCGACCTGGCCGATTTTCTAGAGGCCGATGTGGCGGCGGGCCTTTACCAGGACGGCCTGTACCGCATGCCCTTTCGCTCTGATATGGGCATGCTCTACTACCGCACCGACCTGCTAGAGCAGGTGGGCCTAGAGCCCCCTGAGACCTTTGACGACTTGATTGCGGCCTCTGAGGCGATTCAGGCGCAGACCGATGTGGACTGGGGCTTTACCTGGCAGGGTTTGCAGTACGAGGGTCTGGTGACTAACTTCATCGAAATCATTGCGGGCTATGGCGGCTTTTGGATCGACCCCGACAGCTTGGCCGTGGGCCTCGATCAGCCCGCTGGCATTCAGGCCGTTGAGTTTATGAAGGGGGTGATTGATCAGCGCATTTCGCCGCCTGGCGTGACCAACTACATCGAAGAAGATGCCCTGCGGCAGTTTCAGAACGGCAGTGCAGCCTTTCTGCGCAATTGGCCCTACGCCTGGGCTGAGGCCAATCGCGAAGGTACCGCAGTGGCCGGTAACATTGCCCTTAAACCCATGGTGCATGCCGAAGGACAGCAGCCCGCCGCCTGCCTGGGGGGGTGGGGCTTTGGCATTTCATCCACCACCCCTCACCCAGAAGAAGCCTGGCGAGTGGTGGAATTCTTCACGAGCCCTGGCCCGATGAAGCAGTTCATTACTGAATTTGCCTACGTGCCCAGCCGTCGGGCGCTGTTTACCGACCCCGATGTGCTGGCGGTGTTTCCCCACTACGAGCAGCTCCTAGAAGTGGCAGAAACGGCAATTCCTCGGCCTCCCGTGGGGCAGTACGCCCAGCTGTCAGATATTTTGCAGCGCTACTTGAGTGCCGCCATTACCAATCAAATGACCCCAGAAGCCGCTATGACGGCAGCGGCAGGCGAGAGCCGTCGAGTCCTGGGCGTAGAGGCGTGATGGAGCGATAGGGTGTTGGCAAAGCCTGCCCGAAGGGCTTAGGAGTGATGAATAAATGAGGGACGCGGGATGGTGAGTAAGGACTATATTCGAGAGCGGGAACAGCGGACGGGCTGGCTGCTGATGATTCCGGCACTGCTGCTGCTGCTGCTGGTCTATGCCTTTCCGATTTTGCGGGCCTTTTGGCTGAGCTTTTTTACCGAAAACCTCAGCACAAACCTGGAGCCTGTCTTTAGCGGCTTAGACAACTATGCGCTGATGGTGCAGGATGGTCGCTTCTGGCAGAGTATGCGGAATACGACCGTATTTACCATAACGACGCTGATTTTTGAGCTGATTTTGGGCCTGCTGATTGCCCTTTGTCTCGACCAGGCCTTTCGGGGGCGTGGCTGGGTGCGAACGATCGCCATTCTCCCCTGGGCCCTGCCCACCGCCCTGATTGCCCTGGCCTGGCGCTGGATTTTTAACACTGAGTTTGGCGTCTGGAATGACCTGCTGCTGCGGTTTCAGCTGATTGACAACCCGGTAAACTGGCTCGGCGAACCCTTTTGGGCGATGGTGGCGGTGATTGCCGCCGACGTGTGGAAGACGACCTCCTTTGTGGCAATTTTGCTGCTGGCGGGGCTGCAATCGATCTCCCAAGACCTCTACGAGGCTCACGCCCTAGATGGTGCCAGCCCCTGGCAGAGCTTTCGACAGATTACGCTGCCGCTGATCGCGCCGCAGATTGTCATTGCCACGCTGTTTCGCTTTGCCCAATCCTTTGGCATTTTTGACCTGATTCAGGTAATGACCGGCGGCGGTCCCGGCGGAGCCACCGAGACGGTGTCGATCTATATCTACGCCGCTGTGATGCGCTACCTCGACTTTGGCTACGGAGCCGCCCTGGTGACGGTGACCTTTGTGCTGCTGGTGGCGGTAGTGGCCCTGAGCTGGCTGTACCTCTCCCGTCTGCGGGCCAAAACTGAATAATTTTGGATTTTAGATTTTGGATTTTGGAGCAGCGATCTGCCAATTCCTAATCCAAAGCAGTCCAAAATCCCCAATCCAAAATCCCCAATCTAAAATCTAAAATTCCATGACTACCGTTCCCCAAACCACCGCCTCTCCACCCCAGACCAGCGATCGCGGCATTCCCTGGATGCGGCTGCTGCTCTGGCTGGCGATCGCCTTCACCGTCATCTTCAGCCTGGCCCCGGTGCTGTGGCAGGTGCTCACCTCGTTTAAAACCAACGCCGCCATCACTCAAACCCCGGTGGTGTATTTTCCGGGGTTTGACCAACTCACCTTCAGCCACTACCTCGACCTATTTCGGCTCAACCAGTTTCAGATTTACATGTTCAACAGCGCCTTAGTGGCTATTGTCTCGACGCTGTTGTGCCTGGCGCTGGGCTCGCCTGCGGCCTACGCCCTGGCTCGCCTGCGGGTGCCGGGGGAGCAAATTATCTTGGCCGTTGTGCTGGTGGTCACGCTGTTTCCCTATATTTTGCTGTTCTTGGGCCTGCTGGAAGTGGTGCGAGCCCTTGGGCTGGCCAACAACTACCTGGCGCTGATTATTCCCTACACCGCTATCAACCTGCCGCTGACCATTTTGGTCATGCGCAGCTTCTTTCAGCAATTGCCCAAGGATTTAGAAGACTCCGCCAAGGTAGATGGCTATAACACGGTGCAGATGCTCTGGCAGATTGTGCTGCCCATGACCCTGCCCGCCCTGGTCACCACCGGCATTCTGGCGTTTATCTTCGCCTGGAATGAGTATCTGTTTGCCCTCACTTTTATGACTCGCGAGGGCATGAAAACTATCCCCGTCGCCGCCGCCCAGCTCGGCGGCACCACCCTATTCGACGTGCCCTACGGCCCTCTGGCGGCGGCCACTGTGGTGGGTACTCTGCCCCTGGTGCTGCTGGTGCTGTTCTTCCAGCGCCGCATTGTGCAGGGCCTAACCTCCGGGTCGGTAAAGGGGTAAACCAATTTTGGATTTTAGATTTTAGATTTTGGCTTGACCCTCCCCCCCTTCCTTATCCCCTCATCTTCCTCACCTCCCCACTCACCCACCTATCCACCTACTCACTCACCCACCCACCCACCTACTCACCACCAAGACCATGGCTAAACTCGAACTGCAAGACATCACCAAAGCCTACAGCCGCGACATTGTGCCGGTGAAGAAGCTCAACCTGGCGGTGGAGGACAAGGAGTTTTTGACGCTGGTGGGGCCATCGGGCTGCGGCAAATCGACTATTCTGCGGCTGATTGCGGGGCTAGACCAGCCCACGGAGGGGCGGGTGATGATTGGCGATCGCGATGTCAGTGCGCTGCCGCCGGGCGATCGCAACATTGCCATGGTTTTCCAGAGCTACGCCCTCTACCCCCACATGACGGTGCGCGACAACGTGGCCTCGGGGCTGAAGCTGCGGAAGCTGCCAGCGGGCGATGTGCAAAAGCGAGTGCAGGAGGTGTCTGGGGTGCTGGGCCTCGACCCCCTGCTCGATCGCAAACCGGCCAAGCTTTCGGGCGGGCAGCGGCAGCGGGTGGCCCTGGCCCGCGCCCTGGTGCGTAACCCCGACGTGTTTTTGCTCGACGAACCCCTCAGCAACCTCGATGCCCTGCTGCGTGAGCAGGTGCGGGCCGACCTCAAGCAGATCTTTGCCGACCAAAAGTCGCCCATTGTCTACGTCACCCACGATCAGACCGAGGCCATGACCCTTTCGACTAAGGTGGCGGTGCTCAACAACGGCTACCTGCAACAGTTGGGTCATCCCCACGAAATTTATAAAACCCCCGCCAACCGGTTTGTGGCCAGCTTTATCGGCAGTCCTCAGATGAACCTGTTTCCCCTCAGCCGCAGCGGCAGCGGCGTGGCCCTGGGCGATTTTCGGCTGCCGCTGCCCGTGGGCATTCAGGCCGCATCGGTGGTGCTGGGCATTCGCCCCGAGCATCTGCGGCTGCCCCACGAAGGCGATGCCCACATCGTCAGCGGCGACGTATTTTTGGTGGAAAACCTGGGCATGCACGACCTGGTGAGCCTGCGGGTGCAGGGCGACCCCACCCTGACCCTGCGGGCGCTGCTGCCCGCCGATGCCACCTGGAGCAAGGAAAATCTAACCCTGGCTTTGCCCCCCGAGACAATCCACTGGTTTGATGGGGAAACTGAGCAGCGGCTTGGGTAATTTTCCGTGGAACTTTCCCAGTCTAAAACTCGGGGTAAGGTAGGGACAGTGACGTCTTAGATTTGCCTGATGCTGCCTACTCTACAAGACGCTTTTCAGTACGCGCTAGACAATATCGATCGCCTCATAACCGCCCTGCAACAGCACCTGCTGCTGGTGGCGGTGCCCCTGGCGATCGGGCTGCTGGTAGGGTTGCCCCTGGGGTTGTGGAGCGCGCGATCGCGGGCTGTTTCCACCGTCATGCTCAACAGCTTCAACGCCCTGCGGGTGATCCCCAGCCTGGCGGTGCTGTTTTTGGCAGTGCCGGTGCTGGGCCTGAGCTTTTGGTCGGCGGTGCTGGCCCTGACCCTGCTGGTGATGCCGCCCATTCTAATCAGCACCGACGTGGCCTTTCGCACCATTAGTCCCGCCATTCGCGAGGCGGCGACGGGCATGGGCATGCCCCCGGTTGACATTCTCAAAACAGTCGAAATTCCCCTGGCCCTGCCGGTGGTGATTGCGGGTATCAAAACCGCCACGGTAGAGGTGATCGCCAGCGCCACCCTGGCCGCGTTTGTGGGGGCAGGGGGGCTGGGGGTATTTATTGTGCTGGGGTTTGCCGCCTACGACCCAGCCATTTTGCTGGTAGGGGCAGTGCCCGTGGCGCTGCTGGCGCTGCTGGCGGAGGTGGGGTTGAGCGCAGTACAGAGAACCGCCCAGCCGCCGGGAGCGCGATCGACCTAGGGCTTTCGATGCCTTAAGCGCTAAAGTACTTGGCCGCCGGATGGTAGGCCACGATCGCCGTGGTGGACTGCTCTGGGTGCAGCTGGTCACTCTCGTCGATAGTTAAGCCAATCTGCTCAGCCTTGAGCAGCTCCAGCTGCACTGGCTGATCGGCCATGTTGGGGCAGGCCGGGTAGCCAAAGCTGTAGCGCGACCCCTGGTACCGCTGTTGCAGCACCTCGCGAAGGGTATCTGGCTCCAGGTCGCCATAGCCCAGCTCCCGGCGAATGCGGGCGTGGCCCCACTCCGCCAGCGCCTCGGCGGTCTGCACCGATAGCCCGTAGTAGTAGAGGTAGTCGGTGTATTGATCCGCCTGGAAGAGTTTTTGGGCAAACTCAGTGGCGATCGCGCCCACCGTCACCGCCTGCATGGGGAACACATCGAACTGCCCCGGTGCGGCCATGTCTTTAGGCAAGAAGAAATCGGCGATGCAGAGCCGCCGCAGGGATTTTTGGCGGGGGAAGGTGAAGGTGGCGATGGGGGGGGGAGAGTTTTGGATTTTGGATTTTGGATTTTGGATTTCCTCAACCACAGCGGGATCGTAGATGTGCAGGGAATTCCCCTCGGCTAGGCAGGGAAAATAGCCGTAGGCGATCGCCGGATGGAGCAGGTTTTCCGCCAGAATTCGCTGCTTCCAGGTGTCCAGAATCGGGTGGACGGTCTCCCTCAGAAACGCATCGTACTCCTCGCGGGACTGCTCCTGGGGCTTGCGAAACTGCCACTGGCCCACGAATAGCGCCTGCAAATCGAGGTACCCAAAGACCTCCTCCAGGGGAATATCCGCCGGGGTGAGTACGCGGGTACCCCAGAAGGGCGGCGTAGGGCGGGGGATGGTGGGGTCTACGGCGTCGGAGCGGGTGGTGTCGGGGGGGAGGTTTGAGGTTTCGGGTTTCGGGTTTTGGGTTTCGGGTACTACAGCAGACTCCTCCCCTGACACCTGAGGCCCGACACCTTGTACCCCCTCCTCCCCTGACACCTGAAACCCGACACTCGACACCCCTTCTTCTTCTAAAAACCCCTGCAAATCATCCCAATTCCCCGCCGCCTTGGCGGGCATGAGCTTGTCCATAAAGTGCAGGTCGGAGAAGGCGTCTTTGCCGTAGACAACTCTGCCCTTATAGGTGTTTTGGCAGTCTTCGTGGACGAATTTGGGAGTCAGCGCCGCGCCGCCGAGGATGACGGGGACGGTGATACCCTCCTGGTTGAAGGTCTCCAGGTTGTCTTTCATGAAGGCGGTGGATTTCACCAGCAGGCCGCTCATGGCGATGCAGTCGGCGTTGTGCTCCCGGTAGGCCTGAATGATGGCGTCTACGGGCTGCTTGATGCCCAGGTTGACCACCTTATAGCCGTTGTTCGACAGGATGATATCCACCAGGTTTTTGCCGATGTCGTGGACGTCGCCCTTGACCGTGGCGATGATGAAGGTGCCCTTGCCGGAGCCGTCGCTGTCGGCCTTTTCCATATAGGGTTCGAGGTAGGCCACGGCGGCTTTCATGGTCTGGGCCGATTGCAGCACAAAGGGCAGCTGCATTTGCCCCGAGCCGAAGAGTTCGCCCACCACCTTCATGCCGTCGAGCAAGAAGGTGTTGATGATTTCCAGCGGCGGGTAGGTTTCGAGGGCCTTGGCCAGGGCGTCTTCCAGGCCGATGCGTTCGCCGTCGATGATGTGCTGCTTGAGCTGCTCGTCGATGGGCAGGTCTTTGGCGATCGCCTCCTTTTTCTTCAGGCTCTTGCCCTCAAACAGGGTGGTGAGCTTGGTCAGCGGGTCGTAGGTGACAATGTCGCCGTCAAACTGGCGGCGATCGTAGATCAAGTCGCGGCAGACTTTTTGGTGGTCGGGATCGATCTTGGCCAAGGGAAGAATCTTGGCGGCGCTGACGATCGCCCCATCCAGCCCCACCTGCATCGCCTCGTGGAGAAACACCGAGT includes:
- the metH gene encoding methionine synthase yields the protein MSNAFLDRLHSPDRPVMVFDGAMGTNLQVQELTADDFGGPEYEGCNEYLVVTNPEAVAKVHRAFLEAGADVIETDTFGGTSIVLAEYDLADRAYELNKTAAALARRVADEFSTPDKPRFVAGSMGPGTKLPTLGHIDFDTLKDAYVEQAQGLIDGGVDLMLVETCQDVLQIKAALNGIEEAFAQLNIRLPIMVSVTMEQQGTMLVGTEMAAALAILEPYPIDILGLNCATGPDLMKDHVRHLAEQSPFAISCIPNAGLPENVGGHAVYRLTPMELRMSLMHFVEDLGVQVIGGCCGTRPEHIAQLAELAKDLRPKQRPVRSIQNPKSKIQNLGQTRGSVGQTHGSAPTDLLPDPRPALNYTPSAASIYSPQPYEQDNSFLIVGERLNASGSKKCREMLNAEDWDGLVALARAQVKEGAHVLDVNVDYVGRDGERDMHELVSRLVTNVTLPLMLDSTEWQKMEAGLKVAGGKCILNSTNYEDGDERFFKVLELAKKYGAGIVVGTIDEDGMARTAEKKFQIAQRAYRDALEYGIPAHEIFFDTLALPISTGIEEDRVNGRETLESIRMITEHLPGCHIMLGVSNVSFGLNPAARVTLNSVFLHEAMQVGLDGAIVSAAKILPLAKIDPDHQKVCRDLIYDRRQFDGDIVTYDPLTKLTTLFEGKSLKKKEAIAKDLPIDEQLKQHIIDGERIGLEDALAKALETYPPLEIINTFLLDGMKVVGELFGSGQMQLPFVLQSAQTMKAAVAYLEPYMEKADSDGSGKGTFIIATVKGDVHDIGKNLVDIILSNNGYKVVNLGIKQPVDAIIQAYREHNADCIAMSGLLVKSTAFMKDNLETFNQEGITVPVILGGAALTPKFVHEDCQNTYKGRVVYGKDAFSDLHFMDKLMPAKAAGNWDDLQGFLEEEGVSSVGFQVSGEEGVQGVGPQVSGEESAVVPETQNPKPETSNLPPDTTRSDAVDPTIPRPTPPFWGTRVLTPADIPLEEVFGYLDLQALFVGQWQFRKPQEQSREEYDAFLRETVHPILDTWKQRILAENLLHPAIAYGYFPCLAEGNSLHIYDPAVVEEIQNPKSKIQNSPPPIATFTFPRQKSLRRLCIADFFLPKDMAAPGQFDVFPMQAVTVGAIATEFAQKLFQADQYTDYLYYYGLSVQTAEALAEWGHARIRRELGYGDLEPDTLREVLQQRYQGSRYSFGYPACPNMADQPVQLELLKAEQIGLTIDESDQLHPEQSTTAIVAYHPAAKYFSA